One genomic segment of Mangifera indica cultivar Alphonso chromosome 6, CATAS_Mindica_2.1, whole genome shotgun sequence includes these proteins:
- the LOC123219286 gene encoding pectinesterase-like — translation MTQIKEFFNKFPNSSKHISILNRNKKLSLALLATLLLVAAVIGIVVGVNSHKSSDSQPHHEILKTSCSSTRFPDLCYSAIANVPEAAQKVTSQKDVIELSLNLTTTTIEHNYFTIKKLLATRKKLTEREKTALHDCLETIDESLDELHKAVEDLQEYPNKKSLKQHADDLKTLLSAAMTNQETCLDGFSHDGADKQVRKALSKGEVHVEQMCSNVLAMIKNMTDTDIANEQRTSNRKLKEEAVDESGWPSWLSAGDRKLLQSSTVTPNVVVAADGSGNYKTVSAAVKAAPEGSSKRYIIKIKAGVYRENVEVTKKKKNIMFIGDGRKNTIITASRNVVDGSTTFNSATVAVVGEGFLARDITFQNTAGPSKHQAVALRVGADLSAFYQCDMLAYQDTLYVHSNRQFYINCLIAGTVDFIFGNAAAVLQDCDIHARKPNSGQKNMVTAQGRTDPNQNTGIVIQKSRIGATSDLQPVRSSFPTYLGRPWKAYSRTVIMQSAISDVIHPVGWHEWDGSFALSTLYYGEHQNTGAGAATSKRVTWKGFKVITSSTEAQMFTPGSFIAGGSWLRATGFPFSLGL, via the exons ATGACTCAAATCAAAGAGTTCTTCAACAAATTTCCAAATTCTAGCAAACACATTTCCATCTTAAACAGAAACAAGAAGCTTTCCTTGGCTCTTTTGGCAACTTTGTTGCTTGTTGCTGCTGTAATCGGCATTGTTGTTGGAGTCAATTCGCATAAATCCTCCGATTCTCAGCCTCATCATGAGATCCTCAAAACCTCTTGTAGCAGCACCAGATTTCCTGATTTATGTTACTCAGCCATCGCCAATGTTCCTGAAGCTGCCCAGAAAGTGACCAGCCAAAAGGATGTCATTGAATTGTCTTTAAACCTCACCACTACCACTATTGAGCACAATTATTTCACCATCAAGAAGCTTCTTGCCACTAGGAAGAAGCTCACCGAGCGTGAAAAGACTGCTCTCCATGACTGTCTCGAGACCATAGACGAGAGTCTTGATGAATTACACAAAGCTGTGGAGGATCTTCAAGAATACCCCAACAAAAAATCTCTAAAACAACATGCTGATGACCTCAAAACCCTGTTGAGTGCTGCCATGACCAACCAAGAAACGTGCCTTGACGGGTTCTCACACGATGGTGCTGATAAGCAAGTAAGAAAAGCCCTGTCGAAGGGGGAGGTTCATGTTGAGCAAATGTGCAGCAATGTGCTTGCTATGATCAAGAACATGACAGACACTGATATTGCAAATGAGCAAAGGACAAGCAACAGGAAGCTGAAGGAAGAGGCGGTGGATGAAAGTGGATGGCCATCGTGGTTGTCGGCCGGAGACAGGAAGCTGTTGCAGTCATCAACAGTGACACCAAACGTGGTTGTGGCGGCCGATGGCAGTGGAAACTATAAGACAGTGTCGGCAGCAGTTAAGGCTGCTCCTGAAGGAAGCAGTAAAAGGTACATTATCAAAATCAAGGCTGGCGTTTACAGGGAAAATGTGGAGgtgacaaagaagaagaagaatattatGTTCATCGGAGATGGAAGGAAAAATACTATTATTACGGCTAGTAGAAACGTGGTTGATGGAAGCACAACTTTCAACTCTGCTACAGTCG CTGTTGTTGGAGAAGGATTCCTAGCCCGAGACATAACCTTCCAAAACACAGCCGGTCCCTCAAAGCATCAAGCAGTTGCTCTCCGAGTGGGGGCTGATCTCTCGGCGTTTTACCAATGTGATATGTTGGCATATCAAGACACACTTTACGTCCACTCGAATCGACAATTCTATATTAACTGTTTAATAGCTGGAACTGTCGACTTCATCTTCGGCAATGCAGCCGCTGTGTTACAAGACTGTGACATACATGCTCGAAAACCCAATTCTGGCCAGAAAAATATGGTGACGGCCCAAGGAAGAACCGACCCTAACCAAAACACTGGCATTGTCATTCAGAAAAGTAGAATCGGTGCCACTTCTGATTTGCAACCTGTTAGGAGTAGTTTCCCAACTTATCTTGGAAGACCATGGAAGGCGTACTCAAGAACAGTGATTATGCAGTCAGCTATCAGTGATGTGATTCATCCTGTTGGGTGGCATGAGTGGGATGGGAGCTTTGCGCTAAGCACATTGTATTATGGAGAGCATCAGAACACTGGTGCTGGTGCAGCTACTTCAAAGAGAGTTACATGGAAGGGATTCAAGGTAATCACAAGCTCAACAGAGGCACAAATGTTCACCCCTGGTAGTTTCATTGCTGGTGGTAGTTGGTTGCGGGCAACTGGATTTCCTTTCTCTCTTGGTCTGTAA